A part of Ammospiza caudacuta isolate bAmmCau1 chromosome 5, bAmmCau1.pri, whole genome shotgun sequence genomic DNA contains:
- the APPL2 gene encoding DCC-interacting protein 13-beta, whose translation MPAVDKLLLEEALQDSPQTRSLLSVFEEDAGTLTEYTNQLLQAMQRVYGAQNEMCLATQQLSKQLLAYEKQHFALGKGDEEVISTLHYFSKVVDELNILHSELAKQLADTMVLPIIQFREKDLTEVSTLKDLFGLASNEHDVSMAKYSRLPKRKENEKLKAEVAKEVANARRKQHLSSLQYYCALNALQYRKRVAMMEPMLGYTRGQINFFKKGAEMFSKRMDSFLSSVSDMVQSIQGELDAEAEKMRISQQDLIAVNESVYTPDSDVISPAINRNLIQKAGYLNLRNKTGLVTTTWERLYFFTQGGNLMCQPRGAVAGGLIQDLDNCSVMAVDCEDRRYCFQITTPTGKVGITLQAESKKEYEEWICAINNISRQIYLTDNPEAAAIKLNQTALQAVTPITSLGKKHEVQHLSQTVKNMENYEVIPSGSAGIQDSTQLIAPGTPIQFDIVLPAMEFLDQNRGGRHANPFGESEDSSKDEEEDSLLQQMFVVRFLGSMAVQSDETCEVIYEAMRQVLAARAIHNIFRMTESHLMVTSKNLRLIDPQTQVTRASFELTTVTQFAAHQENRRLIGFVIHLSDTLGEESMSAYVFESNTEGEKICYAISLGKEIIEAQRDPEALAQLMKSVPLTNDGKFMLLHDLSEEDGTMHEGGEESEA comes from the exons AATGAAATGTGTCTTGCCACACAACAGCTTTCGAAGCAACTCCTTGCCTATGAAAAGCAG CATTTTGCCTTAGGTAAAGGAGATGAAGAAGTGATATCCACCCTccattatttttcaaaagttGTGGATGAG CTCAATATTCTTCATTCTGAACTGGCAAAACAGCTTGCAGATACAATGGTTCTCCCAATAATACAATTTCGAGAAAAAGATCTCACAG aagTAAGCACACTGAAGGATCTCTTTGGCCTTGCTAGCAATG AACATGACGTGTCCATGGCAAAATATAGCAGGTTACcgaaaaggaaagaaaatgaaaag CTTAAGGCAGAAGTTGCAAAAGAAGTGGCAAATGCAAGAAGAAAGCAGCACCTTTCATCCTTGCAATATTACTGTGCCCTGAATGCTCTGCAGTACAGGAAGAGGGTGGCTATGATGGAACCTATGCTAGGATATACACGAGGACAG ATCAACTTCTTTAAGAAAGGAGCAGAGATGTTTTCCAAAAGGATGGACAGCTTTTTGTCATCTGTTTCAGACATGGTTCAGAG CATACAAGGAGAGCTGGATGCCGAAGctgaaaaaatgagaatatCCCAGCAGGACTTAATTGCAGTTAATGAATCTGTTTACACCCCAGATTCTGATGTAATTTCACCTGCTATCAATAGAAATCTCATCCAGAAGGCTGGCTACCTTAATCTTAGAAA TAAAACAGGTCTGGTGACTACAACTTGGGAAAGACTCTATTTCTTCACTCAAGGTGGCAACTTGATGTGTCAGCCAAGGGGAGCAGTAGCTGGAGGATTGATTCAGGACCTGGATAACTGCTCTGTTATGGCTGTGGACTGTGAAGACAGAAGATACTGCTTTCAGATCACTACTCCTACAGGCAAAGT GGGTATAACCCTtcaagcagaaagcaagaaagaataTGAGgag tGGATATGTGCCATCAACAATATCTCCAGACAGATCTATCTCACTGACAATCCAGAG GCAGCtgcaataaaattaaatcagaCAGCCCTGCAAGCAGTGACTCCCATTACcagcttgggaaaaaaacatgaaGTTCAGCACCTCAG CCAGACTGTAAAGAATATGGAAAATTATGAAGTAATTCCCAGTGGATCAGCTGGCATTCAAGATTCCACACAACTCATTGCTCCTGGAACACCAATTCAATTTGATATCGTACTGCCTGCTATGGAATTTCTGGACCAGAACAGAGGTGGCAG GCATGCAAACCCATTTGGGGAATCTGAAGACAGCAGCAAAGATGAGGAGGAAG attccctgctgcagcagatgtTCGTGGTTCGGTTTTTAGGGTCCATGGCTGTTCAGTCCGATGAGACATGCGAGGTGATTTATGAAGCCATGAGACAAGTGCTGGCTGCTCGGGCCATTCACAACATCTTCCGCATGACTGAATCCCACCTCATGGTCACCAGCAAGAACCTGAG GTTAATAGACCCTCAAACCCAAGTTACACGAGCAAGT TTTGAACTCACCACTGTGACACAGTTTGCTGCCCATCAGGAGAACAGGAGACTGATTGGCTTTGTGATCCACCTCAGTGATACTCTGGGAGAAGAATCCATGAGTGCATATGTTTTTGAGAGCAACACAGAAGGGGAAAAG ATATGCTATGCCATTAGCttgggaaaagaaattattgaGGCACAGAGG gaTCCAGAAGCATTAGCTCAGCTAATGAAGTCTGTGCCATTAACAAATGATGGAAAGTTCATGCTTCTGCATGACTTGTCAGAAGAGGATGGAACCATGCATGAAGGAGGGGAGGAATCAGAAGCATAA